From a region of the Salmo salar unplaced genomic scaffold, Ssal_v3.1, whole genome shotgun sequence genome:
- the LOC123731734 gene encoding stonustoxin subunit beta: protein MKPGLRKYVCDLTLDPNTVNRLLSLSEENRKVTGWREKQPYPDHPERFEDCGQVLCREGLTGRCYWEVEWSGGWADIGVTYKGISRRRRGDDCWLGYNDKSWSLFCSDNSYIARHNNNDTTIDVPSSSSHRVGVYLDWPAGTLSFYRASSDTLTHLITFTSTFTEPIYPGFGVHYDGDSVSLKI from the coding sequence atgtctgtgatctcacactggatccaaacacagtaaacagactcctctctctgtctgaggagaacagaaaggtgacaggttggagagagaagcagccgtatcctgatcacccagagagatttgaggactgtggacaggtgctgtgtagagagggtctgactgggcgctgttactgggaggtagagtggagtgggggatgggctgatataggagtgacatataaaggaatcagcaggagaagAAGGGGTGATGACTGTTGgcttggatacaatgacaagtcctggagtctgttctgttctgacaacAGTTACATAGCCAGGCACAATAATAAtgacactaccatagacgtcccctcctccagctcccacagagtaggagtgtatctggactggccagccggcactctgtccttctatagagcctcctctgacacactgacccacctgatcacattcacatccacattcactgagcccatCTATCCAGGGTTTGGGGTTCATTATGATGGCGACTCAGTGTCCCTGAAAAtataa